The proteins below come from a single Streptomyces tubercidicus genomic window:
- a CDS encoding sensor histidine kinase, which produces MWPPKRRVLEVLLSVVPAAMAAGNEALHDGGAIRIAAVALAAVLLVPLRRVLPGTVLLVAVAVSAVWGSLALLIPVASWSAGRRITGVGRATAIFAFTYFLSLVLDFLELPRVSLGLDLLRELSNAAPATLVFGALATVVAIIVPGLSGRYWSQRRTLLDTLREYNAQLLRERAMIAKQARMRERQRIAQDMHDSLGHQLALISVHTGALEVDRELTGRQREAVGVLREASVGAMHELREVVGLLRDGTHAPVDEAPPSPAAADTPTPALEAMGEEDAKAPSRGVAGIERLVAASRSAGTAVELRRTGEVRPLAPTTDHAAYRIAQEGLTNAHKHAPGASIAIELRYEPDSLVVEVANGPMSGSANDGRGVVSGGQGLTGLGERARLVGGMVHVGATADGGFRLAGVLPYAPPEGGATSPSTSPSSGHETATFVDPAGDLRQQIPAGALGEADLVIDGNGLPKELVKAIRTHKRSSGVAIGCGVAALLALLVAGPVVGGFFLASEADRAVIEPKEYRAMKVGQSEAEVRKRLPSGSSFIAGDLDKGAAPVPEGAQCLSLMSSETSSSWETDPVFRFCFKDGKLIEKTSFEVKT; this is translated from the coding sequence ATGTGGCCTCCGAAGCGCAGGGTGCTGGAAGTGCTGCTGAGCGTGGTGCCGGCAGCGATGGCGGCGGGGAACGAAGCCCTGCACGACGGCGGCGCGATACGGATCGCCGCCGTTGCGCTGGCTGCCGTCCTGCTGGTGCCGCTGCGCCGGGTGCTGCCCGGGACCGTACTGCTGGTGGCCGTCGCGGTCTCGGCGGTGTGGGGCAGTCTCGCTCTGCTGATCCCCGTTGCCAGCTGGTCCGCCGGGCGCCGGATCACCGGAGTCGGCAGGGCAACCGCCATCTTCGCCTTCACCTATTTCCTCAGCCTCGTCCTGGACTTTCTGGAGCTGCCCCGCGTCAGCCTCGGCCTGGACCTTCTGCGGGAGCTGTCCAACGCCGCCCCGGCGACCCTGGTTTTCGGCGCCCTGGCCACGGTGGTCGCGATCATCGTGCCCGGCCTCTCCGGCCGCTACTGGTCGCAGCGCCGCACCCTGCTCGACACCCTGCGGGAGTACAACGCCCAACTGCTGCGCGAGCGGGCGATGATCGCCAAACAGGCCCGGATGCGCGAACGTCAGCGCATCGCGCAGGACATGCACGACAGCCTCGGACATCAGCTCGCCCTCATCTCGGTGCACACCGGAGCGCTGGAGGTGGACCGTGAGCTGACCGGGCGGCAGCGGGAGGCCGTGGGGGTGCTGCGGGAGGCGTCGGTGGGTGCGATGCACGAGCTGCGCGAGGTGGTGGGGCTGCTGCGGGACGGCACCCACGCCCCCGTGGACGAAGCCCCTCCCTCACCTGCTGCCGCCGACACCCCCACCCCTGCCCTGGAGGCCATGGGGGAGGAGGACGCCAAGGCGCCGTCGCGCGGGGTGGCGGGTATTGAGCGCTTGGTGGCAGCCTCCCGGAGCGCGGGCACGGCCGTGGAGCTGCGGCGCACGGGCGAGGTGCGCCCGCTCGCCCCGACCACCGATCACGCGGCGTACCGGATAGCCCAGGAGGGCCTGACCAACGCCCATAAGCACGCGCCGGGCGCCTCGATCGCCATCGAACTGCGCTATGAACCGGACTCATTGGTCGTGGAGGTCGCGAACGGCCCCATGTCCGGGAGCGCCAACGACGGGCGGGGCGTGGTGAGCGGCGGTCAGGGGCTGACCGGGCTCGGGGAGCGGGCCCGGCTCGTCGGCGGCATGGTGCATGTGGGCGCGACGGCGGACGGCGGCTTCCGGCTGGCGGGGGTGCTGCCGTACGCCCCGCCGGAGGGCGGTGCCACCAGCCCCTCGACCAGCCCCTCCAGCGGCCACGAGACGGCGACGTTCGTTGATCCGGCAGGCGACCTTCGGCAGCAGATTCCGGCGGGCGCACTCGGCGAAGCTGATCTCGTCATCGACGGGAACGGTCTGCCGAAGGAGCTGGTCAAGGCCATCAGGACGCATAAGAGAAGCAGTGGCGTAGCCATCGGCTGCGGGGTGGCCGCGCTCCTCGCCCTGCTGGTGGCCGGCCCCGTGGTCGGAGGGTTCTTCCTCGCCAGCGAAGCGGATCGGGCCGTTATCGAGCCGAAGGAGTACAGGGCGATGAAGGTGGGCCAGTCCGAGGCCGAGGTGCGCAAGCGACTACCCAGCGGCTCCTCGTTCATAGCCGGAGACCTCGACAAGGGCGCAGCGCCCGTGCCCGAGGGGGCGCAGTGCCTCAGCCTGATGTCCTCGGAGACCAGCAGTAGCTGGGAGACGGACCCGGTCTTCCGATTCTGCTTCAAGGACGGGAAGTTGATCGAGAAGACGTCCTTCGAGGTCAAGACATAA
- a CDS encoding transcriptional regulator — protein sequence MANEQRIRVGTEIEEFARLLRRLKDRSGRSYGVLAGQLHMSVSTLHRYCNGDAVPMDFAPADRLARRCGATADELVELHRRWILADEARRRSRAAGSSGGTAPGSAASSAPTPSSASTEPSGPAPSSTDEPPALSPDKPPAPSPDKSATSSTDKPATSPTEPTDTTPDPAPDLPSTPPSADEAPGEDAPEVPADPVAVRRTPARRTRLRIALALSAVACLAIPAALAVNDSKGSDSQRRTAGGADRDPGAARADGGKPTRPSASPSPGRSAADGEPTPGGKARHSPPGHEGPDGSGASRAPEDDRDRGGTAPHVGISSYNWQQPCGVNFLLQKSPDRVPPPPPPQDSRGWARAEGGIDGGHLRLQLTATGRTDAAVVLTSLHVRMVGRHTALPWTAYSMGDGCGGGITPQSFDLDLDDAQPLAKPVAGEDGDVVVPAKNFPFKVSTQDPQVLNLDLHTEGHDVSWYLEVGWSSGGRRGTVRVDDEGKPFRMSAIEGRKHYYYQPDTNHWAPK from the coding sequence ATGGCGAACGAACAGAGGATCAGGGTGGGGACGGAAATAGAGGAGTTCGCGCGGCTGCTGCGCCGGCTGAAGGATCGCTCCGGACGCAGTTATGGCGTCCTTGCCGGGCAGTTGCATATGAGCGTGTCCACGCTGCACCGGTACTGCAACGGGGATGCCGTGCCGATGGACTTCGCGCCCGCCGACCGTCTCGCCAGGCGGTGCGGGGCGACAGCGGACGAACTGGTGGAGCTGCACCGGCGCTGGATCCTCGCCGACGAGGCCCGTCGGCGCAGCCGCGCCGCAGGTTCCTCGGGGGGCACCGCGCCAGGCTCGGCTGCCTCGTCCGCCCCGACGCCCTCGTCCGCCTCGACCGAGCCGTCCGGCCCGGCCCCCTCGTCGACTGATGAGCCGCCCGCCTTGTCGCCCGACAAGCCGCCCGCCCCGTCGCCCGACAAGTCGGCCACCTCGTCGACCGACAAGCCGGCCACCTCACCAACGGAGCCGACCGACACAACCCCCGATCCGGCCCCAGATTTACCCTCCACCCCGCCCTCAGCCGACGAAGCCCCCGGCGAGGACGCGCCGGAAGTGCCCGCGGACCCGGTGGCAGTCAGACGCACCCCCGCCCGGCGCACCCGCCTCCGTATCGCCCTCGCGCTCAGCGCGGTGGCATGCCTCGCCATACCGGCCGCCCTGGCCGTCAACGACTCCAAGGGGAGCGATTCCCAGCGGAGGACGGCGGGCGGCGCCGACCGGGATCCGGGCGCCGCCAGGGCCGACGGTGGCAAGCCCACACGGCCGTCGGCGAGCCCTTCACCGGGCCGTAGCGCGGCGGACGGAGAGCCCACCCCCGGGGGAAAGGCGCGGCACAGCCCGCCCGGTCACGAGGGCCCCGACGGCTCCGGCGCGAGCCGGGCCCCGGAGGACGACCGTGACCGGGGAGGAACGGCTCCGCACGTGGGCATCAGCTCGTACAACTGGCAGCAGCCCTGTGGCGTCAACTTCCTCCTCCAGAAGTCTCCGGACCGTGTCCCGCCGCCGCCCCCACCACAGGACTCCCGCGGCTGGGCACGGGCCGAGGGCGGTATCGACGGTGGCCATCTGCGGCTCCAGCTCACCGCAACGGGCCGCACGGATGCCGCCGTTGTGCTGACCTCGCTGCACGTACGGATGGTGGGCAGGCATACCGCGCTGCCCTGGACCGCCTATTCGATGGGCGACGGCTGCGGCGGCGGTATCACCCCGCAGTCCTTCGACCTCGATCTGGACGACGCCCAGCCGCTGGCGAAGCCGGTGGCCGGAGAGGACGGCGACGTCGTGGTGCCCGCGAAGAACTTCCCGTTCAAGGTCTCCACCCAGGATCCGCAGGTCCTGAACCTCGATCTGCACACCGAGGGGCATGACGTCAGCTGGTATCTGGAGGTCGGCTGGAGCAGCGGCGGCCGGCGGGGAACGGTCCGGGTGGACGACGAGGGGAAGCCATTCCGGATGAGCGCGATCGAAGGCCGTAAGCACTATTACTACCAGCCGGATACCAACCACTGGGCTCCCAAGTGA
- a CDS encoding MBL fold metallo-hydrolase, translating into MRNHPTNSPSSSPSSSPLPSSPSTPPAWDLGDLTIHRIDEVALPPQTGPWLLPTATPDVVAQAPWLRPDFADEAGTLRLSSHSFAFTADGLRVLVDTGIGNGKTRANPAWNNLDSDYLAHLEAAGFPPQTIDLVILTHLHTDHVGWNTSADGDTWKPTFRNARYVTARSEWNHWAAADMDEARRQMFRDSVHPIKDAGLLDLVDVPADGTDIAPSIRLIPTPGHTPGHLAVELRGRTTTALITGDCIHHPVQMLDPTMGSCVDTDPHQAAATRHRLLASLADTGTLLLGTHFPSPTGGLVQSHRNSYRLTPSPELLAAP; encoded by the coding sequence ATGCGCAACCACCCGACCAACTCCCCCTCCTCCTCCCCCTCCTCCTCACCCTTGCCCTCATCTCCCAGCACTCCCCCGGCCTGGGACCTGGGCGACCTCACCATCCACCGCATCGACGAGGTGGCTCTGCCCCCACAGACCGGCCCCTGGTTGCTACCGACGGCCACCCCGGATGTGGTGGCCCAAGCCCCCTGGCTGCGGCCCGACTTCGCTGACGAAGCCGGCACCCTGCGGCTGAGCAGTCACAGCTTCGCCTTCACGGCGGACGGTCTGCGCGTCCTCGTCGATACCGGTATCGGCAACGGCAAGACGCGTGCCAACCCCGCCTGGAACAACCTCGACAGCGACTACCTCGCACATCTCGAAGCCGCCGGATTTCCGCCACAGACCATCGACCTCGTGATCCTCACGCACCTCCACACCGACCACGTCGGATGGAACACCTCTGCCGACGGCGACACCTGGAAGCCCACCTTCCGCAACGCCCGCTATGTGACGGCCCGCTCGGAGTGGAACCACTGGGCGGCGGCCGACATGGACGAAGCCCGGCGGCAGATGTTCCGGGACTCCGTCCACCCCATCAAGGACGCCGGCCTTCTCGACCTCGTCGATGTCCCGGCAGACGGCACCGACATCGCCCCGAGCATCCGCCTGATCCCCACCCCCGGCCACACCCCCGGCCACCTCGCCGTCGAACTTCGCGGCCGCACGACCACCGCCCTGATCACCGGCGACTGCATCCATCACCCCGTGCAGATGCTCGACCCCACCATGGGCAGCTGCGTCGACACCGATCCCCACCAAGCCGCCGCTACCCGGCACCGCCTTCTCGCCTCCCTGGCCGACACCGGCACCCTGCTGCTCGGCACCCACTTCCCTTCCCCCACCGGCGGCCTGGTGCAATCCCACCGCAACTCCTACCGCCTCACCCCTTCCCCGGAGCTTCTCGCCGCACCCTGA
- a CDS encoding enterochelin esterase domain-containing protein, whose protein sequence is MSRAASFAVTAPADASEPVPYTVASPRLGRFAQRLEQAGTAEHSLLEAEFWAGVERDGTPLIEPLDDDPDHRAVTFLWRGHRATRQVLLLANGLTDPDDLAGSLLAPLPGTEIWYLTHRLRADHRGSYRLVADISPGPLPSAEGPRRARLRGLALHAMPDPHNRTLLPDSAGSAGSSLYELPLSPAQPWREPRPDIPRGAVQCHRSPGATLGDQHTTWVYGPPSGTAGGPLDVLVLPDGERWFGALGLAHTLDALLAEGRIPPLLVLAPDAAGPSGWWQERDTHDAYADFLADDLMSWAAARWPVTAEPRRTVVAGQHLGGTAALHACLRRPERFGGALAQSPAPPGAGRGEPRWPSQWFAPAHRCQARIHLDVARQDVQEAGAESGPALHELLRRCGHTVTSQEFNGGLDYACWRGGLADGLISLFGS, encoded by the coding sequence GTGAGCCGCGCTGCCTCCTTCGCCGTCACGGCGCCTGCGGACGCCTCCGAGCCCGTGCCGTACACCGTCGCCAGTCCTCGCCTCGGCCGGTTCGCCCAGCGGCTCGAACAGGCCGGGACGGCCGAACACAGCTTGCTGGAAGCCGAGTTCTGGGCTGGGGTGGAGCGGGACGGCACTCCGCTCATCGAGCCGCTCGACGACGATCCCGACCACCGGGCGGTGACCTTCCTCTGGCGCGGCCATCGGGCCACCCGCCAGGTTCTGCTGCTCGCCAACGGGCTCACCGACCCCGACGACCTCGCCGGTTCCCTCCTCGCCCCCTTGCCCGGCACCGAGATCTGGTATCTGACCCATCGCCTGCGGGCCGACCACCGGGGCTCCTATCGGCTGGTCGCCGATATCTCACCCGGCCCGCTGCCCAGCGCGGAGGGACCGCGGCGCGCCCGTTTGCGGGGGCTGGCCCTCCACGCGATGCCCGACCCGCACAACCGGACACTGCTGCCGGACAGTGCGGGATCGGCCGGCAGTTCGCTCTACGAGCTGCCGTTATCCCCGGCGCAACCCTGGCGAGAGCCCCGGCCGGATATCCCCCGCGGCGCGGTGCAGTGCCACCGCAGTCCCGGAGCCACCCTCGGCGACCAGCACACCACCTGGGTGTACGGGCCGCCGTCCGGCACTGCGGGCGGCCCCCTGGATGTTCTCGTACTGCCGGACGGGGAGCGGTGGTTCGGCGCACTCGGCCTGGCCCATACGCTCGACGCGCTCCTCGCCGAAGGGAGGATTCCGCCGCTGTTGGTGCTCGCGCCCGATGCGGCCGGCCCCAGCGGCTGGTGGCAGGAGCGCGATACCCACGATGCCTACGCCGATTTCCTCGCCGACGACCTGATGTCCTGGGCTGCGGCCCGCTGGCCGGTCACCGCGGAGCCGCGACGCACCGTCGTGGCCGGGCAGCATCTGGGCGGCACGGCGGCGCTGCACGCCTGTCTGCGCCGGCCCGAGCGGTTTGGCGGCGCCTTGGCCCAATCCCCTGCTCCCCCCGGGGCCGGCCGTGGCGAGCCTCGCTGGCCGTCGCAGTGGTTCGCCCCGGCCCACCGGTGCCAGGCCCGTATACACCTCGATGTCGCCCGGCAGGACGTGCAGGAAGCAGGGGCGGAGTCGGGCCCGGCCCTCCATGAGCTGCTGCGCCGCTGTGGTCACACCGTCACCTCGCAGGAGTTCAACGGCGGTCTCGACTACGCCTGTTGGCGCGGTGGGCTGGCCGACGGGCTGATCTCCCTGTTCGGGAGCTGA
- a CDS encoding response regulator transcription factor produces MIKVLVTDDEPLIRAGIRMILTSADDIDVVAEAANGREAVELARAQRVDVVLLDIQMPVMDGLTALAELRRAAPEARVLILTTFGEQQNVLRALAEGSAGFLLKDSAPAELMRAVRAAAAGDAYLSPGATRHVVDSLASGQSARRSEQARRRLESLSDRELEVLALLGEGLSNADAGQRIHMSEATVKTYVSRILAKLGCENRVQAALLARDAGLGT; encoded by the coding sequence GTGATCAAGGTTCTCGTCACGGATGACGAGCCGCTCATTCGGGCGGGTATCAGGATGATTCTCACCTCGGCCGACGACATCGACGTCGTCGCGGAGGCGGCGAACGGCCGCGAGGCGGTCGAACTGGCCCGCGCCCAGCGCGTGGACGTCGTACTGCTCGACATCCAGATGCCGGTGATGGACGGGCTGACGGCGCTGGCCGAACTCCGCCGCGCCGCCCCCGAGGCGCGGGTGCTGATCCTCACCACCTTCGGTGAGCAGCAGAACGTGCTGCGCGCCCTGGCGGAGGGCAGCGCGGGCTTTCTGCTCAAGGACTCGGCGCCCGCGGAACTCATGCGTGCGGTACGGGCCGCCGCGGCCGGAGACGCGTATCTGTCACCGGGCGCCACCCGCCATGTCGTGGACTCACTGGCATCCGGCCAGAGCGCGCGCCGTTCCGAGCAGGCGCGCCGCAGGCTGGAGAGCCTGTCGGACCGTGAGCTGGAGGTCCTGGCACTGCTGGGCGAGGGCCTGTCCAACGCGGACGCCGGCCAGCGGATCCATATGAGCGAGGCCACGGTCAAAACGTATGTGAGCCGCATCCTGGCCAAGCTGGGCTGCGAAAACCGGGTGCAGGCCGCACTCCTGGCCCGCGACGCCGGGCTGGGAACCTGA
- the melC1 gene encoding apotyrosinase chaperone MelC1 — MSRLTRRQVLYSSAAALTGAVLAAPAAFPASAAGRPADGHGHSAGHGHSAGHGHSAGHQMPEPFDEVYQGRHIEGWPADDDGSPDGGHGGHHTGGAAGPHEGMDFVVRIDNDDLHVMRNADGTWISLVNHYETFTTPRALARAAVRELQGAELVPVVTG; from the coding sequence ATGTCGCGTCTCACCCGACGCCAGGTGCTGTACAGCAGCGCCGCAGCCCTGACCGGTGCGGTGCTCGCCGCACCGGCCGCCTTCCCCGCCAGCGCTGCCGGCCGCCCGGCCGACGGCCACGGGCACTCAGCCGGGCACGGGCACTCAGCCGGGCACGGGCACTCAGCCGGTCACCAGATGCCGGAGCCGTTCGATGAGGTCTACCAGGGCCGTCATATCGAGGGCTGGCCGGCGGACGACGATGGCTCGCCGGACGGCGGCCACGGGGGTCACCACACCGGCGGGGCCGCCGGTCCCCACGAGGGGATGGACTTCGTCGTCCGCATCGACAACGACGACCTCCATGTGATGCGGAACGCGGACGGCACCTGGATAAGCCTGGTGAACCACTACGAGACGTTCACCACGCCACGCGCCTTGGCGCGCGCCGCCGTTCGTGAACTTCAGGGCGCCGAACTGGTCCCCGTCGTCACCGGCTGA
- a CDS encoding amidase yields the protein MSHCELTLAEAADAMANRELSPVELTASVLERIEAVEGRLGAYVAVAGEAAQESAARAEREIAAGRYRGPLHGIPFGLKDLIDVAGLPTTASSRVREGHIAQADSAVAKGLSEAGAVLLGKTHTHEFAYGLTTPQTRNAWDQSRIAGGSSGGSAVAVAAGAATFALGTDTGGSIRVPAALNGVVGLKPTYGLISRQGVTSLSWSLDHVGPLTRTVRDAALVLSALAGHDSGAPAGGGTARRPGYPLSQEGDLTGLRIGVPANYYFDHVSPAVEIAVRRALAQMSDLGAELVEIEIPMARYVQAIQWGLMVPEATAYHERTLRSVPELYAPDVRVLLEAGELMSAGDYLRAQRARTLMRQAWGRVLDQVDVIAAPTVPMTAAEAGQDTVEWPDGTTESVSDAYVRLSAPANITGIPALSLPVGRDHAGLPIGMQLMGPPRGEALVLRTGHAYESVQERCGGLPVVTA from the coding sequence ATGTCTCACTGTGAACTGACCCTCGCCGAGGCGGCCGACGCCATGGCGAACCGGGAGCTGTCCCCGGTAGAGCTGACCGCTTCCGTGCTCGAACGCATCGAGGCCGTCGAAGGGCGGCTCGGGGCATACGTCGCCGTGGCGGGCGAAGCGGCGCAGGAGTCGGCCGCACGGGCGGAGCGCGAGATCGCGGCCGGCCGGTATCGGGGCCCGCTGCACGGCATCCCGTTCGGGCTGAAGGACCTCATCGATGTCGCCGGTCTGCCGACCACCGCCAGTTCCCGGGTACGGGAGGGCCATATCGCGCAGGCCGACAGCGCGGTGGCCAAGGGCCTGTCCGAGGCGGGTGCGGTCCTCCTGGGGAAGACGCATACGCACGAATTCGCCTACGGGCTGACGACGCCCCAGACGCGCAACGCCTGGGACCAGAGCCGCATCGCGGGCGGTTCGAGCGGTGGTTCCGCGGTCGCCGTGGCCGCCGGAGCTGCCACCTTCGCCCTGGGCACGGACACCGGTGGTTCCATCCGTGTACCGGCAGCGCTGAACGGAGTCGTCGGGTTGAAGCCGACCTACGGCCTCATCTCCCGGCAGGGTGTGACCTCGCTGTCCTGGTCCCTGGACCATGTCGGCCCGCTCACCCGCACGGTGCGGGACGCGGCGCTGGTGCTCTCCGCGTTGGCGGGCCATGACTCCGGGGCTCCGGCCGGGGGAGGTACGGCGCGGCGGCCCGGTTACCCGCTCTCCCAGGAAGGGGACTTGACGGGCCTGCGGATCGGAGTACCGGCCAACTACTACTTCGACCACGTCAGCCCCGCGGTCGAAATCGCTGTGCGACGTGCCCTCGCCCAGATGTCGGACCTCGGTGCCGAACTCGTCGAGATCGAGATTCCGATGGCCCGCTATGTTCAGGCGATCCAATGGGGCCTGATGGTCCCGGAGGCCACCGCTTACCACGAACGTACCCTGCGGTCGGTGCCCGAGCTGTACGCGCCGGACGTCCGGGTGCTGCTGGAGGCCGGGGAACTGATGTCGGCCGGTGACTATCTGCGGGCCCAGCGAGCCCGTACCCTCATGCGGCAGGCGTGGGGACGCGTGCTCGACCAGGTCGATGTGATCGCCGCGCCCACGGTGCCGATGACGGCAGCCGAGGCCGGTCAGGACACCGTGGAATGGCCGGACGGTACGACGGAGAGCGTCTCGGACGCCTATGTCCGCCTCTCCGCCCCCGCGAACATCACCGGAATCCCGGCGCTTTCCCTGCCGGTCGGCCGCGATCACGCGGGCCTGCCCATCGGCATGCAGCTGATGGGGCCGCCCAGGGGGGAAGCCCTGGTGCTGCGCACCGGCCATGCCTACGAATCGGTCCAGGAGCGGTGCGGTGGCCTGCCGGTCGTGACCGCCTGA
- a CDS encoding IS5 family transposase (programmed frameshift), which produces MVEQLVPDELWVLFRRVVPPTEVRRPQGGGRRRAGDRETLAAIIFVATSGCTWRQLPPVFGPAWPTVYRRFARWSQERVWARLHRVILDELGARGELDWSRCAIDSVSVRAAKGPLTGPNPTDRGKSGSKIHLITDRNGLPLSLGVSGANLHDSLGLKPLVRGIPPIRSRRGPRRRRPAKLHADKGYDYDHLHRWLRKRGIRHRIARKGIESSMRLGRHRWVVERTVSWLSGCRRLHRRYECKAEHFLAFVGIAAALICHRRLIASG; this is translated from the exons CTGGTTGAGCAGTTGGTGCCAGACGAGTTGTGGGTGCTGTTCCGGCGGGTGGTCCCGCCGACGGAGGTGCGGCGTCCGCAAGGCGGGGGGCGACGGCGCGCAGGTGACCGCGAGACCCTGGCGGCAATCATCTTTGTGGCTACCTCAGGCTGCACCTGGCGGCAGTTGCCGCCGGTGTTCGGGCCGGCCTGGCCCACCGTCTACCGGCGGTTCGCTCGGTGGAGCCAGGAGCGGGTCTGGGCCAGGCTCCACCGGGTCATCCTCGACGAACTCGGTGCCCGAGGGGAACTGGACTGGTCGCGGTGCGCGATCGACTCCGTCAGCGTCCGGGCGGCAAAA GGGCCCCTGACCGGACCGAACCCGACCGACCGCGGCAAGAGCGGATCGAAAATCCACCTGATCACCGACCGGAACGGACTGCCCCTGTCTCTTGGCGTCTCCGGCGCCAACCTGCACGACAGCCTCGGCCTGAAACCACTCGTGCGCGGGATCCCGCCCATCCGCTCCCGCCGCGGACCGCGCCGCCGGCGCCCGGCCAAGCTCCACGCCGACAAAGGTTACGACTACGACCACCTGCACCGTTGGCTTCGCAAGAGAGGCATCCGCCACCGCATCGCCCGCAAGGGTATCGAGTCCTCCATGCGACTGGGCCGCCACCGCTGGGTCGTGGAGAGGACGGTCTCCTGGCTCTCCGGCTGCCGCCGCCTGCACCGCCGGTACGAATGCAAGGCCGAGCACTTCCTCGCCTTCGTCGGCATCGCCGCAGCCCTCATCTGTCACCGTCGGCTCATCGCTTCAGGCTGA
- a CDS encoding TetR/AcrR family transcriptional regulator, with protein sequence MSPKAMARPGGRSARVQEAVHAAVRELEAEKGRASLTVPAVAARAGVTPSTIYRRWGDLHELLSDVAVERLRPEEPPVDHGSLHTDLESWARQFLDEMASPSGRAYIRDALLGDPDGSNAGQCSAYAADQIEVILARATGRGEAAPDVEAVMDHVVAPMMYRILFQPGRLTASYADHLVQAALTGP encoded by the coding sequence ATGAGTCCCAAGGCCATGGCTCGCCCCGGAGGGCGCAGCGCCCGCGTGCAGGAGGCGGTGCACGCCGCGGTGCGGGAACTCGAAGCTGAGAAAGGCCGCGCCTCGCTGACCGTGCCGGCCGTCGCGGCCCGCGCGGGCGTCACCCCGTCGACGATCTACCGCCGCTGGGGCGATCTCCACGAGCTGCTGTCCGACGTGGCGGTCGAACGTCTGCGGCCCGAGGAGCCACCCGTCGATCACGGGAGCCTGCACACGGATCTGGAGTCCTGGGCCAGGCAGTTCCTCGATGAGATGGCCTCGCCGTCGGGACGCGCCTATATCCGCGATGCGCTCCTGGGCGACCCCGACGGCAGCAATGCCGGCCAGTGTTCGGCCTACGCCGCCGACCAGATCGAGGTCATCCTCGCGCGCGCGACGGGACGCGGCGAAGCCGCTCCCGACGTCGAAGCGGTCATGGACCATGTCGTGGCCCCGATGATGTACCGCATCCTGTTCCAGCCGGGCCGGCTCACCGCTTCGTATGCGGATCACCTCGTCCAAGCCGCTCTGACCGGCCCCTGA
- the melC2 gene encoding tyrosinase MelC2: protein MAVRKNQADLTATEKRNFVDAVLELKSSGRYDEFINTHNAFIIGDTDNGERTGHRSPSFLPWHRRFLIQFEEALQSITPSVTLPYWDWTVDRTPRSSLWADDFLGGDGRSGDGRVTSGSFAFGSGKWPMNIRVDGRTFLRRSLGTGVRELPTRAEVDQVLAMPVYDAAPWNSSSDGFRNNIEGWRGPNLHNRVHVWVGGQMTTGASPNDPVFWLHHCFIDKLWADWQRLHPKSGYLPTGNTPNVVDLNDTMKPWNDVTPADLLDHTKFYTYA, encoded by the coding sequence ATGGCAGTCCGGAAGAACCAGGCGGACCTCACCGCCACCGAGAAGCGGAACTTCGTCGATGCGGTGCTGGAGCTCAAGAGCAGCGGCCGCTACGACGAGTTCATCAACACCCATAACGCCTTCATCATCGGCGACACCGACAACGGGGAGCGCACCGGCCACCGGTCGCCGTCCTTCCTCCCCTGGCACCGCAGGTTCCTGATCCAGTTCGAAGAGGCCCTGCAAAGCATCACGCCCTCGGTCACCCTCCCGTACTGGGACTGGACCGTTGACCGCACCCCCCGCAGCTCCCTCTGGGCCGACGATTTCCTCGGCGGCGACGGGCGGAGCGGCGACGGCCGGGTGACCTCGGGATCGTTCGCCTTCGGCAGCGGCAAGTGGCCGATGAACATACGGGTGGACGGCCGGACGTTCCTGCGTCGCTCACTCGGCACCGGGGTCCGCGAACTGCCGACCCGGGCCGAGGTCGACCAGGTGCTCGCCATGCCGGTCTACGACGCCGCCCCCTGGAACAGCTCCTCCGACGGCTTCCGCAACAACATCGAGGGCTGGCGCGGTCCGAACCTGCACAACCGGGTGCATGTCTGGGTCGGTGGGCAGATGACCACCGGCGCCTCGCCCAACGACCCGGTCTTCTGGCTGCACCACTGCTTCATCGACAAGCTCTGGGCCGACTGGCAGCGGCTGCACCCCAAGTCGGGGTATCTGCCGACCGGCAACACCCCCAATGTCGTCGACCTCAACGACACGATGAAGCCATGGAACGACGTCACCCCGGCGGACCTGCTGGACCACACCAAGTTCTACACCTATGCCTGA